Proteins encoded together in one Hymenobacter monticola window:
- a CDS encoding SDR family oxidoreductase, with the protein MTAFSSAFSLAGKRALVTGCDRGIGQAIALGLAEAGADIIGVSIHMPKGGETELAVQALGREYKGYQADFGQLEELQGFIKQVQADFPVIDILFNNAGIIRRAPAAEHSDEDWDAVLSINLDAPFRLARAIGGQMLQNGSGKIIFTASLLTFQGGINVPSYAASKGGVGSLVKALANEWAGRGVNVNAIAPGYVATDNTAALRQDEERSAAILSRIPAGRWALPSDYAGPAVFLASAASDYVHGTILTVDGGWMGR; encoded by the coding sequence GTTGCGACCGGGGTATCGGGCAAGCCATTGCCCTCGGCCTGGCCGAGGCGGGCGCCGACATCATCGGCGTGTCCATCCACATGCCCAAGGGCGGCGAAACCGAGCTGGCCGTGCAGGCCCTGGGCCGCGAATACAAAGGCTACCAAGCCGACTTTGGCCAATTGGAAGAGTTGCAGGGCTTCATCAAGCAGGTACAGGCCGACTTTCCGGTCATCGACATCCTGTTCAACAACGCCGGCATCATCCGCCGCGCCCCGGCTGCCGAGCACTCCGACGAAGACTGGGACGCCGTGCTCAGCATCAACCTCGACGCGCCCTTCCGCCTGGCCCGCGCCATTGGCGGCCAGATGCTGCAAAACGGCTCCGGCAAAATCATCTTCACGGCTTCGCTGCTCACCTTCCAGGGCGGCATCAACGTGCCCAGCTACGCGGCCAGCAAGGGCGGCGTGGGCAGCCTGGTGAAGGCGCTGGCCAACGAATGGGCCGGCCGTGGCGTGAACGTGAACGCCATCGCGCCCGGCTATGTGGCCACCGACAACACCGCCGCCCTGCGCCAGGACGAGGAGCGCAGCGCCGCCATCCTCTCGCGCATCCCGGCCGGCCGCTGGGCCCTGCCCTCTGACTACGCCGGCCCGGCCGTGTTCCTGGCTTCGGCCGCTTCGGACTATGTGCACGGCACCATCCTCACCGTCGACGGCGGCTGGATGGGACGGTAA
- the kduI gene encoding 5-dehydro-4-deoxy-D-glucuronate isomerase: MTQRFAIGPRETATLNTSGIREHFLIENIFTPGEIELTYTHYDRMVVGGAQPTGAALQLPCPESLKANFFLERRELGVLNVGGAGTITVDGTVYELGNQDCLYVGMGSKEVAFASVDAANPAKFYLLSAPAHAVHPTTRRTQAEATPVEMGAMETANERTIYKYIYQEGIQSCQLVMGLTQLKPGNVWNTMPSHTHDRRMEAYLYFNLPQGQRVLHLLGEPTETRPLWVSNEQAILSPPWSIHTGCGSSNYAFIWGMAGENREYTDMDAVPLDALR, translated from the coding sequence TTGACCCAGCGCTTTGCCATCGGCCCCCGCGAAACCGCCACGCTCAACACGAGCGGCATTCGGGAGCATTTCCTGATTGAAAACATCTTCACGCCCGGCGAAATCGAGCTGACTTACACGCACTACGACCGCATGGTTGTGGGCGGGGCCCAGCCCACCGGCGCGGCCCTGCAGCTGCCCTGCCCGGAGTCGCTGAAAGCCAACTTCTTTCTGGAGCGCCGCGAACTGGGCGTCCTGAACGTGGGCGGCGCGGGAACTATCACCGTGGATGGCACGGTCTACGAGCTGGGCAACCAGGACTGCCTGTACGTGGGCATGGGCAGCAAGGAAGTGGCTTTTGCTAGTGTGGACGCAGCTAATCCCGCCAAGTTTTACCTGCTGTCGGCGCCGGCGCACGCGGTGCACCCCACCACCCGCCGCACCCAGGCCGAGGCCACGCCCGTGGAAATGGGCGCCATGGAAACGGCCAACGAGCGCACCATCTACAAATACATCTACCAGGAAGGCATCCAGAGCTGCCAGTTGGTGATGGGTCTCACGCAGCTCAAGCCCGGCAATGTGTGGAATACCATGCCGAGCCACACCCACGACCGCCGCATGGAGGCCTACCTCTATTTTAACCTGCCCCAGGGCCAGCGCGTGCTGCACCTGCTGGGCGAGCCCACCGAAACGCGCCCCCTGTGGGTGAGCAACGAGCAGGCCATTCTCTCACCGCCGTGGTCCATCCACACGGGCTGCGGCTCCAGCAACTACGCCTTCATCTGGGGCATGGCCGGCGAAAACCGCGAGTACACCGACATGGACGCCGTGCCGCTCGACGCGCTGCGCTAA
- a CDS encoding SusC/RagA family TonB-linked outer membrane protein: protein MKKHFLLVWLLFFGSMGLALAQSRQVQGVVKAADGETLPGVTVLVEGTTNGASTGVNGEYTITLTPAQVAGAKLRFSFVGYVSKEETVGDRSTINVTLASDSKQLEDVVVIGYQEVQRRDVTGSVSSVSAQQIKDIPVNSAAEALTGRLAGVQLTSSEGSPGNPDVQVRVRGGGSITQDNSPLYVVDGIQIENALSVLAPQDIASVDVLKDASATAIYGARGANGVIIITTKKGSEGRTTVSYNGFAGVRKIAKTLSVLGPEDFLNYQYERSRLVGATGTGSLSTFKSLYGSTNFNSDTLQRARTAPFVNWQDEVFGRTAFQQTHNVSVAGGAKGTTYSLSLTHNDEQGIQRGSDYSRNLVNFRFDTKVSDKFRIGLNTRFNDQGTLGAGTGAALGTSSTGQTVNTGSSTTSRLRNSVQYQPLLVPKINGLVPDVDSFDSDFADNSGGLVNPLVTIDNEYRKDKRRTINIGANASYEIIKGLTFRTTAGFDITDINLGTFNGRYSPTLRSASGGYSNLPFATITATKQTTLNNSNVLDYSFKKGNHSVGILLGEEIYQQRAEQMYIQTNFLPLEITAERALANINQGVIPAGQTAQPILPGTSIPVDFHQLSGFGRLTYSYADKYLFTGTFRADGSSKFLTGNQWGFFPGASAAWRISQEEFFKGVPAISDLKLRLSYGKAGNNRIRDFLYSQLFQAGSAPYALNHTLVLGSSATSLANPDLIWESTTTRNLGLDVALFDNRVQFTADAYYNTTSDLLLDKPVPAFIGYTTQQQNVGSTSNRGLELQLTGTVIRNENFTWTATANASFNRGRIESLGGDQQEILGITSGWGGTALTQDYLARVGRPVGEMYGYVTDGYLTAAEFSGYSAPASSTSSIANTWTPRADVKFVDNLGLIGETAYRPGLIKFKDLSGPNGVPDGKIDAFDQTVIGNANPKMVGGLNQQFTFKGFDASLFLNFVLGNDVYNANKLEFTTNTPNTVNNNLLGIMGDRYRIVEANGAPITSLERLNEVNKNANIWTPTRGLVFHSWAVENGSFLRINNLTLGYTLPKALTSRAKMQSLRFYVTANNLYTFTKYTGYDPEVNTRRGTPLTPGVDYAAYPRSRALLFGVNLSL, encoded by the coding sequence ATGAAAAAACATTTTCTCCTGGTCTGGCTCCTGTTTTTCGGGAGCATGGGGCTGGCCCTGGCGCAGAGCCGCCAGGTGCAGGGCGTCGTCAAAGCCGCGGATGGCGAGACCCTGCCGGGCGTGACGGTGCTTGTTGAAGGCACCACCAACGGCGCCTCCACGGGCGTCAACGGTGAGTACACCATTACGCTGACTCCGGCCCAAGTGGCAGGCGCTAAGCTGCGCTTCAGCTTCGTGGGCTACGTGTCGAAGGAAGAAACCGTGGGCGACCGGTCAACCATCAACGTGACGCTGGCCTCGGACAGCAAGCAGCTGGAAGACGTGGTGGTGATTGGCTACCAGGAGGTGCAGCGCCGCGACGTAACCGGCTCGGTGTCGTCCGTCAGCGCCCAGCAGATTAAGGACATTCCGGTGAACTCGGCCGCGGAGGCGCTCACGGGCCGTTTGGCTGGCGTGCAGCTCACTTCCTCGGAGGGCTCGCCCGGCAATCCCGACGTGCAGGTGCGCGTGCGCGGCGGCGGCTCCATCACGCAGGACAACTCGCCGCTGTACGTGGTGGATGGCATCCAGATTGAAAACGCGCTGAGCGTGCTTGCGCCGCAGGACATTGCCTCGGTGGACGTGCTGAAGGACGCCTCGGCTACGGCCATCTACGGCGCGCGCGGCGCCAACGGCGTTATCATCATCACCACCAAAAAAGGGTCGGAGGGCCGTACGACTGTGAGCTACAACGGCTTTGCGGGCGTGCGCAAAATTGCCAAAACCCTGAGTGTGCTGGGGCCGGAAGACTTCCTGAACTACCAGTACGAGCGTTCGCGCCTGGTGGGCGCGACGGGCACTGGCTCGCTCTCAACCTTTAAGAGCCTGTACGGCAGCACCAACTTCAACAGTGACACCTTGCAGCGGGCCCGCACGGCGCCGTTTGTGAACTGGCAGGACGAGGTGTTTGGGCGCACCGCCTTCCAGCAGACGCACAACGTGTCGGTGGCCGGCGGGGCCAAAGGCACCACTTATTCGCTGAGCCTCACGCACAACGACGAGCAGGGCATTCAGCGCGGCTCGGACTACAGCCGCAACCTGGTCAACTTCCGCTTCGACACCAAGGTGAGCGACAAGTTCCGCATCGGCCTCAACACCCGCTTCAACGACCAGGGCACCCTGGGCGCCGGCACCGGCGCGGCACTGGGCACCTCCTCCACGGGCCAAACCGTGAACACCGGCTCCAGCACCACCTCTCGCCTGCGCAACTCGGTGCAGTACCAGCCGCTGCTGGTGCCCAAAATCAACGGCTTGGTGCCCGACGTTGACAGCTTCGACTCCGATTTTGCCGACAACTCCGGTGGCCTGGTCAACCCCCTGGTAACCATTGACAACGAGTACCGCAAAGACAAGCGCCGCACCATCAACATCGGCGCCAATGCTTCTTATGAAATCATCAAAGGCCTGACCTTCCGCACCACGGCCGGCTTCGACATCACCGACATCAACCTCGGCACGTTCAACGGGCGGTATTCGCCCACGCTGCGCTCGGCATCGGGCGGCTATTCCAACCTGCCGTTTGCCACCATCACGGCCACGAAGCAAACCACGCTCAACAACTCGAACGTGCTCGATTACAGCTTCAAGAAAGGTAATCATTCGGTCGGTATCCTGTTGGGCGAGGAAATCTACCAGCAGCGCGCCGAGCAGATGTATATCCAAACCAACTTCCTGCCGTTGGAAATCACGGCCGAGCGGGCGTTGGCCAACATCAACCAAGGCGTAATTCCGGCCGGCCAAACGGCGCAGCCCATCCTGCCGGGCACCAGCATTCCGGTCGACTTCCACCAATTGTCGGGCTTTGGTCGATTGACCTATTCCTACGCCGACAAATATTTGTTCACGGGTACCTTCCGCGCCGATGGTTCATCTAAGTTCCTCACGGGCAATCAGTGGGGATTCTTCCCCGGCGCTTCGGCGGCCTGGCGCATTTCGCAGGAAGAATTTTTTAAGGGCGTACCCGCTATTTCGGACCTGAAGCTGCGCCTGAGCTACGGAAAAGCGGGCAACAACCGCATCCGGGACTTCCTCTACAGCCAGTTGTTCCAGGCTGGCAGCGCCCCTTATGCCCTCAACCATACGCTGGTGCTGGGCTCCTCGGCAACCAGCCTGGCTAACCCTGACCTCATCTGGGAATCGACCACCACGCGTAACCTGGGCCTGGACGTGGCTTTGTTCGACAACCGCGTGCAATTCACGGCCGACGCTTACTACAACACGACCAGCGACCTGCTGCTCGACAAGCCGGTACCGGCGTTCATTGGCTACACTACGCAGCAGCAGAACGTGGGCTCCACCTCGAACCGCGGCCTGGAGCTGCAGCTGACCGGCACGGTGATTCGCAACGAAAACTTCACCTGGACGGCTACGGCCAACGCCTCGTTCAACCGCGGGCGCATTGAGAGCCTGGGCGGCGACCAGCAGGAAATTCTGGGCATCACCTCGGGCTGGGGCGGCACCGCTCTCACCCAAGATTACCTGGCCCGCGTGGGCCGGCCCGTGGGCGAGATGTACGGCTACGTGACCGACGGCTATCTCACCGCCGCCGAGTTCTCGGGCTACTCGGCCCCGGCCAGCAGCACCAGCAGCATTGCCAACACCTGGACGCCCCGCGCCGACGTGAAGTTTGTTGACAACCTGGGCCTCATCGGCGAAACGGCGTACCGTCCGGGTCTCATCAAGTTCAAAGACCTCAGCGGCCCCAACGGCGTGCCCGATGGCAAGATTGACGCTTTCGACCAAACGGTGATTGGCAACGCCAACCCCAAAATGGTGGGCGGCCTGAACCAGCAGTTCACCTTCAAAGGTTTTGACGCCAGCTTGTTCCTGAACTTCGTGCTGGGCAACGACGTGTACAACGCCAACAAGCTGGAGTTCACCACCAACACCCCCAACACGGTGAACAATAACCTGCTGGGCATCATGGGCGACCGTTACCGCATTGTCGAAGCCAACGGCGCGCCCATCACTTCGCTAGAGCGCCTGAACGAGGTAAACAAAAACGCCAACATCTGGACGCCCACCCGCGGCCTGGTGTTCCACTCCTGGGCCGTGGAGAACGGCTCGTTCCTGCGCATCAACAACCTGACCCTGGGCTACACCCTGCCCAAGGCCCTCACGAGCCGTGCCAAGATGCAGAGCCTGCGCTTCTACGTGACGGCCAACAACTTGTACACCTTCACGAAGTACACCGGCTACGACCCGGAAGTGAACACCCGCCGCGGCACCCCGCTCACGCCGGGTGTGGACTACGCGGCCTACCCCCGCAGCCGCGCCCTGCTCTTCGGCGTGAACCTGTCGCTTTAA
- a CDS encoding RagB/SusD family nutrient uptake outer membrane protein — protein MKSFHAIGRAVLAAAALAGTAGLVSSCKDYLEVEPVALNTTEYTFSTVSGATAAIIGAYDPLSGDYGYGQRVSLYFPLDSDELIGSAGAPADPRRQIARYAVQTNNDDVVRSWNQLYQGVERANICIDQIPKMALYTSGTATDIAALRRLHGEALTLRAQYLFELVRNWGNVPVQFTPAVSGQNFNLPNSDSNTTLERLVADLLQAQDLLPWRSQAGPANERITKGAAKALRARIALYRGGYSSQNGQMVRANDYLNYYRIARQECADLMTVDARREHNLNPSFLETFKSMNELRPEAANELIFQVGMATATGASGSKLGYYNGPRLQNQSSIYGSSQGGVTIVPTYFYAFDSTDTRRDVTITTYGMATSGTVQIGVALTSAADGKWRRDWHNPPVTGTVNYLDYNWPIIRYADVLLMFAETENELNGPTQLAQDALMEVRSRGFGGNRALATAALTRAGFSLGSKASFFEALVNERYLEFGGEGIRKYDLLRWNLFETKINEAKANIEKMALGQAPYDKVPLYQFYRTPTGPSLAVQPVQWLRSFYKPTPTALLPTTPATPLPAGYNLVNWRQSINAAYVANTKPAGTVYTLPGATTPQTSVGSGLAAQYVPGRGKELLPIPQATINADPALKQNFGY, from the coding sequence ATGAAATCGTTTCACGCTATCGGCCGGGCAGTGCTGGCCGCTGCGGCACTGGCCGGGACCGCCGGGTTGGTGTCTTCTTGCAAAGACTACCTGGAAGTGGAGCCCGTTGCGCTCAACACCACCGAATACACCTTCAGCACCGTGAGCGGTGCCACGGCTGCCATCATCGGCGCCTACGACCCGCTGTCGGGTGACTACGGCTACGGCCAACGCGTGAGCCTGTACTTTCCGCTGGACTCGGACGAGCTGATTGGCTCAGCCGGCGCCCCGGCCGACCCGCGCCGCCAGATTGCCCGCTACGCCGTGCAGACCAACAACGACGACGTGGTGCGCTCTTGGAACCAGCTCTACCAGGGCGTGGAGCGCGCCAACATCTGCATCGACCAGATTCCGAAGATGGCGCTGTACACGAGCGGCACCGCTACCGACATTGCGGCTCTCAGGCGCCTGCACGGCGAAGCCCTCACCCTGCGCGCCCAGTACCTGTTTGAGCTGGTGCGCAACTGGGGCAACGTGCCCGTGCAATTCACGCCGGCCGTGTCGGGTCAGAATTTTAACCTGCCCAATTCCGACAGCAATACCACCCTTGAGCGCCTCGTGGCCGACCTGTTGCAGGCCCAGGACCTGCTGCCGTGGCGCTCGCAGGCCGGCCCCGCCAACGAGCGCATCACCAAAGGCGCGGCCAAAGCCCTGCGGGCGCGCATTGCGCTGTACCGCGGCGGCTACTCGTCGCAGAACGGCCAGATGGTGCGCGCCAACGACTACCTGAACTACTACCGCATTGCCCGCCAGGAGTGCGCCGACCTGATGACCGTGGACGCCCGGCGGGAGCACAACCTGAACCCCAGCTTCCTGGAAACCTTCAAAAGCATGAACGAGCTTCGGCCCGAAGCGGCTAATGAGCTCATCTTCCAAGTGGGTATGGCCACGGCTACGGGGGCATCGGGCAGCAAGCTGGGCTACTACAACGGCCCGCGCCTGCAAAACCAGTCGAGCATCTACGGCTCTTCGCAGGGTGGTGTCACCATTGTGCCGACGTATTTCTACGCCTTCGACTCGACCGATACGCGCCGCGACGTGACCATTACCACCTACGGCATGGCGACTTCCGGCACTGTGCAGATTGGCGTGGCCCTGACCTCCGCCGCCGACGGCAAGTGGCGCCGCGACTGGCACAACCCGCCCGTGACCGGCACGGTGAATTACCTGGACTACAACTGGCCCATCATCCGCTACGCCGACGTGCTGCTGATGTTTGCCGAAACCGAGAACGAACTCAACGGTCCCACCCAGCTGGCGCAAGATGCCCTGATGGAAGTGCGCTCCCGCGGCTTCGGCGGCAACCGGGCCCTGGCCACCGCCGCGCTGACGCGTGCCGGCTTCAGCCTGGGTTCCAAGGCCAGCTTCTTCGAGGCGCTGGTGAACGAGCGGTACCTGGAATTTGGCGGCGAGGGCATTCGCAAGTACGACCTGCTGCGCTGGAACCTGTTCGAAACCAAAATAAACGAAGCGAAGGCCAACATCGAAAAAATGGCCCTGGGCCAAGCGCCCTACGACAAAGTGCCGCTGTACCAGTTCTACCGCACGCCCACGGGCCCTTCGCTGGCCGTGCAGCCCGTGCAGTGGCTCCGCTCGTTTTACAAGCCTACGCCCACGGCGTTGCTGCCCACTACGCCTGCCACTCCGTTGCCGGCTGGCTACAACCTCGTGAACTGGCGCCAGAGCATCAACGCGGCCTACGTGGCCAACACCAAGCCGGCTGGCACGGTGTACACCCTGCCCGGCGCCACTACTCCGCAAACGAGCGTAGGCTCCGGCCTGGCGGCGCAGTACGTGCCCGGCCGCGGCAAGGAATTGCTGCCCATCCCGCAAGCCACTATCAACGCCGACCCGGCCCTGAAGCAAAACTTCGGCTACTAA
- the pelA gene encoding pectate lyase, which produces MFRSLLLTGALAAVALGTSCARQTLSGEAANTMAAKPGAAAAASTASPQAPLQDSTAEKMLVFQRTIGGWPKAVGNEKVDYKHPLTAADRTRTLADKGRNDATIDNNATSREILYLAQAYQKTNNPTYRQGAEAGIRFLLKMQYANGGFPQYYPDFSNYRHQITYNDNAMVRVLELLRSVARQKAPFVGLAADLPAQAQTAVEKGTDCILKTQYVRQGVPTAWCAQYDEKTLRPAKARAFELASLSGDESVEIVRFLMGIDNPSAEVKKAIESAVVWFEKVKISGYTVKEIAAPQEKSGRDRVMVPEAGAAVWARFYELDTDRPIYVGRDSQVHYQLSEIENERRAGYLYLGTWPEKLLTKDYPAWQKRVSTGGRG; this is translated from the coding sequence ATGTTTCGTTCACTGCTCCTAACCGGTGCGCTGGCGGCTGTAGCGCTAGGCACTTCCTGCGCCCGGCAAACCCTGTCGGGTGAAGCCGCAAACACCATGGCCGCCAAACCGGGAGCGGCGGCTGCGGCCAGCACCGCCAGCCCGCAGGCTCCCCTGCAGGACAGCACCGCCGAGAAGATGCTGGTGTTTCAGCGTACCATCGGCGGCTGGCCCAAAGCCGTGGGCAATGAGAAGGTGGACTACAAACACCCCCTGACCGCTGCCGACCGCACCCGCACGCTGGCCGACAAGGGGCGCAACGACGCCACCATCGACAACAACGCCACCAGCCGCGAAATCCTTTACCTGGCCCAGGCCTACCAGAAAACCAACAACCCCACCTACCGCCAGGGCGCCGAAGCCGGAATCCGCTTCCTGCTGAAAATGCAGTACGCCAACGGAGGGTTCCCGCAGTACTACCCCGATTTCAGCAACTACCGCCACCAGATTACCTACAACGACAACGCCATGGTGCGCGTGCTGGAGCTGCTGCGCAGCGTGGCCCGGCAAAAGGCCCCGTTTGTGGGCCTCGCGGCCGACCTGCCGGCGCAAGCCCAAACGGCCGTCGAGAAAGGCACCGACTGCATCCTGAAAACGCAGTATGTGCGCCAGGGCGTGCCCACGGCCTGGTGCGCTCAGTACGACGAGAAGACCCTGCGGCCGGCCAAGGCGCGGGCCTTCGAGCTGGCCTCGCTGAGCGGGGATGAGTCGGTGGAGATTGTGCGGTTTCTGATGGGCATCGACAACCCTTCTGCGGAGGTGAAAAAGGCCATCGAAAGCGCCGTGGTCTGGTTCGAGAAAGTAAAAATCAGCGGCTACACGGTGAAAGAAATTGCGGCACCGCAGGAGAAATCGGGCCGCGACCGGGTGATGGTGCCCGAAGCCGGCGCCGCTGTCTGGGCCCGTTTCTATGAGCTTGATACCGACCGCCCCATCTACGTGGGCCGCGACAGCCAGGTGCACTACCAGCTCAGTGAAATCGAGAACGAGCGCCGCGCCGGCTATCTGTACCTGGGCACCTGGCCCGAAAAACTTCTCACCAAAGACTACCCCGCCTGGCAAAAGCGGGTGAGTACGGGAGGGAGGGGTTAA
- a CDS encoding tagaturonate reductase, producing the protein MDTLNQELALSAPSAAAAVAWPTPALFALPEKVLQFGTGVLLRGLPDFMIDEANRQGVFNGRVVVVKSTDGGDATAFERQNGLYTVCIRGVEDGQPVEENVVCSSISRVLSAKSQWAEVLEFAKSPDLQVVISNTTEVGIQLVNEDIHLTPPSSFPGKLLAVLHARFEAFKGDVNRGLVIVPTELIPDNGRKLEAIVLELAHRNDLGSAFIDWLESANSFCNTLVDRIVPGKPEPALYAQLQEELGYRDELLTMSEAYALWAIEGDEKVREVLSFHSVAKGVVIRPDITLFRELKLRLLNGTHTLSYALAHLAGCTTVREALENEDLARFIHNLMLADLLPGIPYQVDEKVGQRFGMQVLDRFRNPFLEHRWLAIAMQGTAKMQMRNVPTLLHYYQTHNAVPHYMALGFAAYLLFMRNTATGTGTGQGEANGEPYNIQDDRAGYFADLWAKLSPEELTGAALRNTALWGHDLTRLPGFAEKVTQYIHQLLEEGPSATLAAFFTKKTALAS; encoded by the coding sequence ATGGACACTTTAAATCAAGAATTGGCCTTGTCCGCCCCCAGCGCCGCTGCTGCGGTGGCCTGGCCTACCCCGGCGCTCTTCGCTTTGCCCGAGAAGGTGCTGCAGTTTGGCACCGGCGTGCTGCTGCGCGGCCTGCCCGATTTTATGATTGACGAGGCCAACCGCCAAGGCGTGTTCAACGGCCGCGTGGTGGTGGTGAAAAGCACCGACGGCGGCGACGCCACCGCCTTCGAACGCCAGAATGGCCTTTACACCGTGTGCATTCGCGGCGTGGAAGACGGCCAGCCGGTGGAAGAAAACGTGGTGTGCAGCAGCATCAGCCGCGTGCTCTCGGCTAAAAGCCAATGGGCCGAAGTGCTCGAATTCGCCAAGAGCCCCGACCTGCAGGTAGTCATTTCGAACACCACCGAAGTGGGCATTCAGCTGGTAAACGAGGACATTCACCTCACGCCCCCTTCCTCATTCCCGGGCAAGCTGCTGGCCGTGCTCCACGCGCGCTTTGAAGCTTTCAAGGGCGACGTAAACCGCGGCCTGGTGATTGTGCCCACCGAGCTCATTCCCGACAACGGCCGCAAGCTCGAAGCCATTGTGCTGGAGCTGGCCCACCGCAACGACCTGGGCAGCGCCTTCATCGACTGGCTCGAATCGGCCAACTCATTTTGCAACACCCTCGTGGACCGCATCGTGCCGGGCAAGCCTGAGCCCGCGCTTTACGCGCAGCTGCAGGAAGAGCTTGGCTACCGCGACGAGCTGCTGACCATGAGCGAGGCCTACGCCTTGTGGGCCATCGAAGGCGACGAAAAGGTGCGCGAGGTGCTGTCCTTCCACTCCGTGGCCAAGGGCGTGGTTATCCGCCCCGACATCACGCTTTTCCGCGAGCTGAAGCTGCGCCTGCTGAACGGCACGCACACCCTCAGCTACGCGCTGGCCCATCTGGCAGGCTGCACCACGGTGCGCGAGGCCCTCGAAAACGAAGATTTGGCCCGCTTCATCCACAACCTGATGCTGGCCGACTTGCTGCCCGGCATCCCGTACCAGGTGGATGAGAAAGTGGGCCAGCGCTTCGGCATGCAGGTGCTCGACCGCTTCCGCAACCCCTTCCTGGAGCACCGCTGGCTGGCCATTGCCATGCAAGGCACCGCCAAGATGCAGATGCGCAACGTGCCCACGCTGCTGCACTACTACCAGACGCACAACGCCGTGCCGCATTACATGGCGCTGGGCTTTGCGGCCTACCTGCTGTTCATGCGCAACACGGCCACCGGCACCGGTACCGGCCAGGGCGAAGCCAACGGCGAGCCCTACAACATTCAGGACGACCGGGCCGGCTATTTTGCTGACCTGTGGGCCAAGCTTTCGCCCGAGGAGCTGACCGGCGCTGCCTTGCGCAACACCGCCCTCTGGGGCCACGACCTCACCCGCCTGCCGGGCTTCGCCGAGAAGGTGACCCAGTACATCCACCAGCTGCTGGAAGAAGGCCCGTCGGCCACGCTGGCTGCTTTTTTCACTAAAAAAACAGCTTTGGCCAGCTAG